Part of the Lolium rigidum isolate FL_2022 chromosome 6, APGP_CSIRO_Lrig_0.1, whole genome shotgun sequence genome, GCTATGTACATATCAGAGGGTTCACAGGCAGATATGCACCATAAATACAAGGATCTTCTTTACATTCCCAGACATAAGAATCATTCACACTCAAGCGTAGGAAGTTGCAGCTTGCATGTTTAATCTTTGCAATCATTCCTGGACTGCACAGTGCATATCACCCCCATCTGCAAGGTCGGATGCTACATGTAGCTTCTCTCCTTGCATGTTTCTGTGCACTCTTGCGATTCTGTGATAGCTCGGTCATCACTAACATTTGCCCACTGCTATGTAGCTACCAGATCGTACCTATGTCATCCATCGTTCTAACtccttggtggtggtggtgcatcagGAATGGTCTACAAAACTCTTGTTACCTGATTGAAAATTAGATTAAGGTGGGAGTCTATTTTCCTGGCAAAAGGAACAGTTGAAGTGTATTTGAAAATAGTTGAACCCCACACTGTCAGTGCATCCTCACCGTTCAGCTATTTGTACTGCCATCATCGTCATTTTCATCTCCAGAAGCTTCATACCGTGGCTGGTCGTACTTCTCACGGAGTTGCTTAACAGGAATAAAGTCCCTAGCTGTGTCCTCACCAAAAAATAGGAATTCGGTGTAGGGGTGTTCAAATCTTCCCTGTATTAGAAGACACAAAACATCAACAATtcaatttgacaaaaaaaaaaaaaagaggaaacaaCCGAGAAAAAGAGGAACTCAAACCCACTTTCTCTGATTCTTCAGCTTCTGACAGATTTTCTTCCGCAACTGAAATTACAAATCTATAAGCATATCTCAAAATGGCAATGATAAACCAAAAACGAATACATTTGATTATGAAATAGCCCGCTATCTTCTTTTATGGCACCATTTAATTATTTAACACATAAAAAGGAATGCTTATTGAAGTTTCAGACAGTAGACATTTTTTATCTGTTTCCACAAAAAACACTTATTGACGACGACTCTTTAATCTATGGTGTCCCAGAACAGCGGAATCAGCACACAGTTGATCCACCTTTGCTGAGCAAAGGTCGTTCATAGCAAACAGACTGGAGAAGCTGCTGAATTATAGTCCGTATGTACAACCGTACAAGGCCAAACTAAGTCGACTTCTTCTCAGTTTCGGTTGTTTCAAAAACTGCAGCTAGACTGTATACTGGTTCCAAATAATGGAACTTGCCAGGGTTTCCCCCGTCTTTCTCAACAAAAGCAAAGATGCAAGGTAACATAGTGAAACTCTGAATTCTATTCTTATGCATATTTTGACAAGTTTCATGAATAAGAGCAAtagcaaaaaactaaaaaatacaATAAAGCTGATTCAGCATATGGCATCTGAAGACAAACAGAAAGGGCATGTATTCTTTTCACTGAAAAGAAAAATTTAAAGGACCCACATAGTAATAATAGCAATATTAAATGAGGAAAACAAGAGAACAATACCATATGCCACAAGGAGTTCTGGATCAGCGTATACATCAACTAGCACCTGGAATAATACCAAAACATCATAATGTGTTTGAAAAGACTAGGGACACTGTCAATTAAATTGCAGACATATAGCATGCAGAGCAATGATGTAGCTAAAGCAAAGTCCAATGAAGATGCCAATAGACAGAGAAAGAGTAAATTTAACACTAACAAGTTTTCCTCCTGAAGGACATGAAAAAACAGACAATAGTAAATATCATCCGTTAGTGGAGGAGTGGATGTACAATCTCATGACCTGGTCTATGTCCCTCATGGACACGAATTCTGTTCCTAGTTAGTGCATATTCGGGCTTCCCCTACAGTTTTGTTTGAGAACAAAAAACGCCTCACCTCAGATCCATAATTCAAATCCTTTCTGTGTTATACTGCGAGGAGCAAAGTAAGAACAATGCTAGACATATATTGCTATGGTGAGCTTTCTTCGATGGTAACTAAGTCATAGAAAAGAATAGTTCACATCACGGTCAGCGAAAGGATTCTAAGAAATTTCAGGACTTGTGTGCAAGGTGTACAATCAAGGATTTCAGATCAGTAATTTGAGTTACTGGCCGCAGGAGGAAAAACAAGTGCACTAAAAGATGTCAATAATTATCAAGTCAGCAAATAACTAAGTTCAGCCTTTGCCAGGAATTGTATCCTGATGTCGTTATGCTAATCTAACACCCATGTAGATTGATGTAAAGCTGATAAAATCATCGTTAACTATACCATGCAGATCCTACAAGGAAAAAAAGCTGAGATTTTCTCAGATCTGTGGATACTGAGGAGCAACTTAAACTGGAAGCAGCATTTACTTGGTAAAAAGGTTGATTTGGTCCTTTGGACAACTTCTCCACATTTGCTGTCTCCATCCATGACTTGGATTCACAGCACACGGGATCCATGCCACATATCACAGCTCTATATCCTTCAGCagaagaaatcaaagaaaaaaACAAACTAGTGTCATATGAGTGATTGTTGAATATTGAGTGTTGAACTAAAAAAGTATCAAGCGCAATGAAAAATAAAAGAACAAAGCTAAAATCAAGAAAAAACTGAACTGATCCAAACCATATAATGCTGTAGTATAGTTAGTTGCATAGCTGCTAgaaatgcatatttgttactttcAGTGGTTCAGTCCTAACTGTAGGAACGGAAACTGATCTGTTTACTCAGATAATTGAAAGACTATTGCTGACAAATGATAGTGACCAACACCAATCTGTTTACTCCCTCTAGGGAAGCATTGGTTTCACCATATGAACTTACAAATATCACCTTCAAGCATAGTGAGAAAGTATtcacatatcacatatatgtccccACCAGTGAGAACTTTTACAACATGAATAATAGCTAGAGCTTTGAACAAATAGCAGATGTTAAAAACTTACTCACCATGTACCTTGTGGCGTACTTTCTGCCCAAGTCGAAACTCATATTTCACACCTTGGTATGCAAGGGCTTTAGCAGATAGTGCCAGAGAATCACCCTACATGGCATTTGAAGTCAAACAATTTCACAAAACCATCAGATGACTGGCACACCTCAGTTTTGGTATACCTCAAGTTTAGTGACTGCATCACGCAGCTCAGCTGCCAAAGCATAGTTTTCGCTTTCAATAGCTTTCTGCAAGTCTGCACTGAAAAAGAAAGGATAAAGCTAAGCTATCTGCCAAACGAACCAACTTTGGAGTGCCAAACAACTATCTTTCCTTTACCAGATTCAGTAAGCTATAACCTGCAGGGTAATTAACAAAATGGAGAACTAGATGATGTTCATTCTATGGTTCCCTAAAAAAAAGTTCATTCTATGGGATCAATATACATGTGGAAGCATTTTAAATTCTTCCCCTTAAGGGTAAGAAAGAAATATTAGCATACCGTGCACGTAAAAGATCTAGAGATTTATCCTGAGCTTCATTCTTTGATGAACCTCTTTTAGCTTCACGCTGCCTGGTTATCTCTGTTTCAATCTACAAAACAAGACTCTCTTTAGAAAGACCTCATCCTACGAATTTAGTTATCTTGGAAGTTAAGGACATTATGGTACCTCAGCAAGCTTCTCCCTCAACTGCTTTGCCGCATCAAATTGCTCTATATTCAATGCATACTGGCAAGAACCAAGTATTAATAGTGAGATTGGATTTCCACAGGTAAATAACAAACATTTGGATGCATCAGCATCAAATACAGTGAAATAATCACAGATTCGATAGTAAACTGTACTGTACACATTCGACTGGTAAAACGAAGAAATAAGATAAATATTAGTAGTCGTGGTGAGGTGATGGTAAAGATGCAAACAGTCACCTGTATCCGGGTTTGTAGATCCAGctggaagtagaagatcaagatgtCTTCATTTGCAGACTCACTGCGCTCCAGCCTTGCCTTAGCATTCTTGTTACTGTTACTGTTACCGCCATCTCCTCCAAACAGCCATCTAGCATTTGTCCTTACTGTGGTATTCATCTTTCTACTGTTGGTCCTCATGTGCAATTTTTCTGTGCACCAACGCCATGCGTATCCTCCATGACTTACTGACTTTATTTTGTTAAATAACCTCAGATCACTCCTAGCAACACAGGCTACTCTGCAGTTTGTTCCATGGAGCGAGGCAACCGAATCGCACACAGAGATGCCTTGCATTGTACCTGTGATAGGCCTGAAAAGCGCAGAGTTAAACAGTTGGATCAGTTCAATCACCACACATACAGTCGTAAGTGGCTAGTCAATGGTAGCGCACAAACAACGGCATCCCTAAAGTAACAATGCCTGATACTCAGTTATACTTTTTTTCACAAGTTGCTTGAAATCACAAGAATACACTTGAATTATTTAGAATGCATGCCCGTGGTTATAGTATAGATATAGAAACAGTGCAGAAATCCCTAAATGTTGGTCAATCTATTCAAAGTTACAGGCAATTCAATGGATGGGAAACCAACAGGCCAACATACAAGAGCAAATCTTCCCAACTGCACCTCCCGACCAAATTTTTCTCGTTTCGGCATCAACTGTCTCACATGGAGCAGTATTTACATCGTATGGAAACGATAGCAGAAGGAATCTAAATATCAAGACGGGAGGAGGACGATACTACAGGAGCGGAGAGTGGAGGAATCAAAGGCGGGCGAGCGGATAGGAGTAGAGCTCGGTTACCGGAGGCGGCGGCCTTGCGGGGGAGGAAGCACGTTGCGGTCCGGCCGGCCCAGCAAGACGGCGGCTGAGCGCGTGGGTACGGAACGAGCTGCGCTGGAGGCTGCTGCTACGGTCGTGGCTGTGGATAGACAGAGAGCGGACGGCCGGACGGGAGACCCGCCTCACCTGTGCCAGTCGTTGGTTCGAACGCGACGGCCTCAAATCTTTTCAGGGCATCTGCTTGGATCATAGGAGTACAGGTTTTATATTCTTTGGATGAAGCAGTTAAAATTTCTGCGAGGGAAATTCGCTCGGCTCGGGTGAATCCTGAATTGGCATATTGACACAAAAAATCACTGCTTGTACTGTGTGGTTTGTTGCGCTCAATGCAGTTGCGCAACAATTTTACCTCACGAAATCTAGCCAAACAGTAATTTCGTCCAAGCTGTACAAGCGGCGCCAGCCAACCTGACACCGAAATCGGTGGATCCCGGCCTCTCGGGAACAAAACAGAACGAGTTTGCACAGCTGGATCTAAGTCCAATCTAAAAATGCTTTACTTGATCCTTTTAACACTCCATTGTTTCATCCAGCACGAGAAGTTACAAATAAGAATAAAACGTTGCGGATTCCAGAAAGCCCTCACGTCACACTAAAGCAGTCGGAAAATGAAAACAGCCAAATGATGAGTGAAACCTCTACATTTTCGCAACATTGGGACCATTAAAATCAACCGTCCAAACAACAGTTTGATGCTCTGCAGTGGGAAGTGACATAAAAAATCATTCTCTGACGAACTTAAAGCTCACCAGCGGTTCCTATAACCGAAAAGGTGCTGCGAATCAAACGCGTAGAATACATTTGTGGCGAGAAATCTACTTCGCAGAGCGTATAACAGTTCCAAACCAATCGTCCGAGCTGGTGTCCACATCCCCCTTTAAGGCTCTGAGGGAGTCCTTCGTATCAACCTGCATCACAGATACGACTTCAACAAAACTCTACTATCACATAATGAATAAGAGTCTTTTGAAGTTTAACGATGATtagaggaaggaaatattaacaCCTTCGTAATGTACACATCCACTCCGAGCCGAGCTATTGCAGCAGCTTCCAATATTTTGGTCTCCATTCCTCCGGTGGTGTCGTGTGCAGCTACCGATGTTTTCACTGCAGTCAATAGCAGGATATCTTAGGCTTCCACTAGTGATAGTACGGAGTAGTTTACAAGCAGTAAATCTGGATAATGAGTTTAGTCTCTTCTAAGTCCAATAAACCATGATTGTCATACCAGCGACTAGTATCCCAAATTATTGCCAACTCTCTTAGAGCATCTGattcaaaatgttgaaaagaCTGATACACTTTTTTTTCCCCTTCAAATGATACATAACAATAGACTATGCATTTGGTGATTATAAGGTTTTCAGTTGGGAATCATCACTAACTACTTTGATCAGGTGTGACTTTTTTTGGTTTGATACAATTATTATCTTCGATTTGCTATGTTCAACCCTTGTAGCAGCATGCCTTCCTCAGTATATA contains:
- the LOC124660557 gene encoding clp protease adapter protein ClpF, chloroplastic-like; this translates as MQGISVCDSVASLHGTNCRVACVARSDLRLFNKIKSVSHGGYAWRWCTEKLHMRTNSRKMNTTVRTNARWLFGGDGGNSNSNKNAKARLERSESANEDILIFYFQLDLQTRIQYALNIEQFDAAKQLREKLAEIETEITRQREAKRGSSKNEAQDKSLDLLRARADLQKAIESENYALAAELRDAVTKLEGDSLALSAKALAYQGVKYEFRLGQKVRHKVHGYRAVICGMDPVCCESKSWMETANVEKLSKGPNQPFYQVLVDVYADPELLVAYVAEENLSEAEESEKGRFEHPYTEFLFFGEDTARDFIPVKQLREKYDQPRYEASGDENDDDGSTNS